ACTTACTGTTATGATTATCACAGCTTTTTGGAAGTAGAATCGGATTCATAAAGCCCATAAACTGCATCCCTAAAACTTTTATGGAGTCTTATGGGATCATATGGGAACAGTTGAACAAAAAGAACGGCTGTAAGTTCGTTTTTAGGGTCTACCCAAAAAAGTGTTGAAGCGGCACCGTCCCAGAAAAACTCACCTACCTCTCCCATATTCTCATCGGCAGATGCGGGCGGCGCCACTCTTATGGCAAAATCGATTCCAAAGCCCACCTGCCCTTTGCTAGGAAGAAAAGAGCGTTCCGTAACGCTGTCGGCCAATTGGTTGGTGGCCATAAGTTCTATGGTTTCAGGATTAAGAATAGTAGTGCTGTCCAATGTTCCTTTGTTTAAAAGCATTCGGGCAAATTTCATATAATCGTCTAGCGTAGAGGTGAGTCCCGAACCCCCGCGGGTCAATGGCCAGTGTTTAGTGTAGTTTTCGTACGTAAGGGAATCCCGTACCAATTCCCCTTCTTCTTTTCTTATGTACATGGCAGCGAAATCCTTGCGATCTTCCTCGGGAATAAAATAACGGGTATCGTTCATCCTTAATTTGTTCAAAACGTTTTTTTGAACATAGTCGGCATAGGGCATTCCAGAAATACGCTCTACCATAAAAGCTTGCACATCTACGCAAGGTCCATATTCCCATTGCTTCCCCGGGTGAAAGACCAAGGGTATAGCCCCCATTTTTTCTGCCATCTGCGACAAGGTATTCTCTCTATTCAGAGGATCGGCCTTCGCTAGGAGTTGACCTACATAGGTTGAATCCGCACTGCGTTTAAAACCTGCAGTATGGCGTGTAATATCCCTTATGGTAATCTCCCTGTTGGCATCTTCCAGTATTGGGTTCCCATTAGTATCTTCGCCCACGTAAACCTTCATGTCTGCAAATTCCGGTGCATATTTAGACAGTGGGTCATCCAAGTCAAATTTTCCATCTTCATAGAGCGTCATTAAGGCCACTCCCGTAATCGGTTTGGTCATCGAATATATTTGTACAATCGTGTTACGATCCATTTTTTTATTTGACTCCCTATCCGCATAACCGAAAGCGTTATAATAGACCTCTTTGTCTTTTTCGTATATGAGGGCTGAAACTCCGGCAACGTTCCC
This sequence is a window from Maribacter aestuarii. Protein-coding genes within it:
- a CDS encoding serine hydrolase domain-containing protein yields the protein MKRISFILYCFILIVSCKSEPKENSVDRSTIITDQAIARLDSVLQNFVDSGNVAGVSALIYEKDKEVYYNAFGYADRESNKKMDRNTIVQIYSMTKPITGVALMTLYEDGKFDLDDPLSKYAPEFADMKVYVGEDTNGNPILEDANREITIRDITRHTAGFKRSADSTYVGQLLAKADPLNRENTLSQMAEKMGAIPLVFHPGKQWEYGPCVDVQAFMVERISGMPYADYVQKNVLNKLRMNDTRYFIPEEDRKDFAAMYIRKEEGELVRDSLTYENYTKHWPLTRGGSGLTSTLDDYMKFARMLLNKGTLDSTTILNPETIELMATNQLADSVTERSFLPSKGQVGFGIDFAIRVAPPASADENMGEVGEFFWDGAASTLFWVDPKNELTAVLFVQLFPYDPIRLHKSFRDAVYGLYESDSTSKKL